AGAAGCCAATAATCCACTGTCAATAATGAATGGAAGTAATTATAAGGATAAGTGCAAAACAATCAGGGGTATAAAGAATCATCTGCAATACACAGCCAGGTATGCGGGTTAAGCGGCACTTTCTTATCTTTGGGCGAATTCACCTAACCGTTTAATAGTCAACACCCGCATGCTGCGCAAGCCCCGGTTTATTTACTTCGATATAGACGACACCCTCCTCGATCACCGCAGTGCGCAGCGCGCTGCCCTTCTTGAAATCCATCAGGAATTTCCCGTATTACAGGCCGCTTCAGCTGCCGATCTGAGCCTCGTTTACGCGCGGCACAATCAGCGGTTGTGGCAGGCCTACAGCCTGGGGCAGACCGACCGGCACAACCTGCACCGCAGCCGTTTCGCGGATACCTTTGCTGAACTCGGTCTGCATGTATCCGACCCGCTCGAAATCGGAAACGCCTATATGCAGGCCTACCGCCGGTACTGGCGATGGATTCCCGGTGCCGAAGCTGCCCTGCAAAGCCTCAGCCGGCACTACCGCGTCGGCTTCATCACCAACGGCTTCTCCGAAACGCAAAAAAAGAAAATCGAAGATTTCGGCCTGCAGGCATTTTCCGGCCCCCTCATTATTTCCGAAGATGTCGGCTACCTCAAGCCGAGCCCGGAAATTTTTGCCTATGCCGAAAGTCAGGCCGGTGCGGAAGCGGCTGACATTCTGTACGTCGGCGACAGCCTTGATTCAGACATCCGGGGTGGCAATGCCGCCGGTTGGCAAACGGCCTGGTTCACGCCACAGGCCCAACCCGAACCGCAAGTAAGTTGCGAAGCGAGCGTCAGCTTTCAAACCTTCGAAGAACTTCAGCATCACCTTCATTTCAGCTGAGCGTGCTATCCCTGCAACCTTCATATCAGTCTCAGGAGACCTGCAACCGGCTGCGCAGCCATGCCGGAAGCTTTTTTATTTTTGGGGAAAATCCCGAGAGCATCACTGTCTTTCGTGGCAGGTCCAACTCCCCAAACCTGCGGGAAATCCCTTGCTTTTGGGATGCCCCCTATCCAGCTGATCAAAACGTTTCACCCTCCCGAATTATCCACACGCAGTACCGGAATAAGTCAACATTAATTGCTGATCCGTAACAGCTCCCTTCAACCCTCATCCCTCACACCACAAAAAAGCCATGCAAAAAGAACCCAAAGTAACCCTCGACCTTGCCCTCGAACACGGCCTCACCGCTGAAGAGTTTGAAAAAATAAAAGACTACCTGGGCCGGGTACCGACCTTTACCGAGCTGGGTGTGTATTCGGTGATGTGGAGTGAGCACTGTTCCTATAAAAACTCCATCCGCGTTTTGAAAACCCTGCCCAATACGGGTCCGCAGCTTTTGGTCGGGGCGGGCGAAGAGAACGCCGGACTTGTAGATATCGGCGACGGCCTCGCCTGTGCCTTCAAAATTGAAAGCCATAATCACCCCTCGGCGGTAGAGCCCTATCAGGGCGCGGCTACCGGTGTGGGCGGCATTCACCGGGATATCTTCACCATGGGTGCACGTCCGATAGCCGCGCTGAACTCGCTGCGCTTCGGCTCGCTCGATACGCCGCGGGTGCGCTACCTGCTCGAAGGCGTCGTACACGGCATCGCGGACTACGGCAACTCCTTCGGCGTGCCCACCGTAGCCGGCGACATCTTTTTCGATCCGGCCTATGAAGGGAATCCGCTGGTGAACGCGATGAGTGTAGGCGTTGTCAAAGCCGGGGAAACCGCCTCGGCAATTGCGCCGGGGCCGGGAAACCCGGTCATTATTGTAGGTGCGAGCACCGGACGGGACGGTATTCACGGGGCAACTTTCGCCTCCGAAGAAATCAGCGAAGCAAGCGAAGCCAAGCGCCCGAGCGTACAGGTAGGGGATCCCTTCATGGAAAAACTGTTGCTCGAAGCCACCCTCGAAGCCCTCAAAACCGGCGCCATTGCCGGCATTCAGGATATGGGTGCGGCGGGCATCAGCTGTTCAAGCTCAGAAATGTCGGCCAAAAGCCGTACCGGCATGCGCATCAACCTCGACCTTGCGCCGCAGCGGGAGAGCGGCATGACCGCTTACGAAATGCTCCTGTCTGAAAGTCAGGAGCGCATGCTCATCGTGGCGCATAAAGGCCGCGAACAGGAAATCCTGGATGTGTTCGAAAAATGGGATGTGAGCGCAGCCATTATCGGGGAAGTAACCGACACCGGTGATGTGGAATACTGGATGCATGAAGAACTCAAAGCGCGTATTCCCGCCGACAGCCTCGTGCTGGGCGGCGGTGCGCCCGTGTACGAACGGGAGACGGCGCGTCCGGCCTATCTCGATGTCAAGCACAGCTTCGACTTCAGTACGCTTCCGGACGAAACCGACTACCAAAGCGCGCTCCTTAAGCTCTTATCGTCTCCTAACATTGCTTCCAAGCGCTGGGTCTTTGAACAATACGATCACATGGTTCGCACCAATACTGTAGTAGGTCCCGGTGCTTCAGACGCCGGTGTTGTACGCATAAAAGGTACGCGAAAAGCACTTGTGGTGAAAACAGACTGCAACGGACGCTATGTGCACCTCAATCCTCGCAAAGGCGGACAAATTGCCGTAGCTGAAGCTGCCCGCAACGTCGTATGTTCCGGGGCGAAACCTCTTGCAATAACCAACTGCCTCAATTTCGGAAACCCTTATAAGCCCGAAGTATACTGGGTATTCAAGGAAGCGGTTGGTGGCATGGGCGATGCCTGCAAAACCCTGAACACGCCTGTGACCGGTGGTAACGTGAGCTTTTATAATGAAAATCCTAAGGGCGCGGTCTTCCCGACACCCACGATAGGTATGTTAGGCTTAATTGATAACCTCTCTAAACAGCTCATGACGCCCGGCTACAAAGAAGCGGGACAGCTTGTGTGTTATCTTGGTGCTAAACGCACAGGACTCGGCGGATCAGAGTACCTGAGCTGGAACCATGGCCTTACCGAAGGCGACGCGCCGGCTTTTGATCTTGCATATGAAGCAAAGTTTCAGGCATTTTTGCTGGAGATCATCCGTGCCCGTCTCGTTCAGTCCGCACACGACTGCTCTGACGGCGGCCTCATTACAACCCTTGCTGAAAAAAGCATATTCTCGGGTATGGGGGCAGTAATCGATATTACCGCCCTTCAGAGTTACAGCGGCAGCAGTTTAAGAGAGTGTCTTTTCAGCGAAGCACAAAGCGGGGCTGTTGTAAGCGTTGCGAAGCAGCATCTCACGGATCTCATCAAAGCGTCCGAAAATGCTGGTATTGCCTGTACTCGTCTTGGCGTTACCGGTGGCGATGACTTAAATGTTGATAAGCTTATCGGTATTAGTGTTGAGACCCTGCACCGCTGTTATGAAGAAGCCATTCCGTCAAAGATGAAAACCGGTGCAGGAGCCGAAATTTAAATACCCGATTTTTATATCAGGTCAAAAGTGTTAGG
This genomic stretch from Cyclonatronum proteinivorum harbors:
- a CDS encoding YjjG family noncanonical pyrimidine nucleotidase, which codes for MLRKPRFIYFDIDDTLLDHRSAQRAALLEIHQEFPVLQAASAADLSLVYARHNQRLWQAYSLGQTDRHNLHRSRFADTFAELGLHVSDPLEIGNAYMQAYRRYWRWIPGAEAALQSLSRHYRVGFITNGFSETQKKKIEDFGLQAFSGPLIISEDVGYLKPSPEIFAYAESQAGAEAADILYVGDSLDSDIRGGNAAGWQTAWFTPQAQPEPQVSCEASVSFQTFEELQHHLHFS
- the purL gene encoding phosphoribosylformylglycinamidine synthase subunit PurL; protein product: MQKEPKVTLDLALEHGLTAEEFEKIKDYLGRVPTFTELGVYSVMWSEHCSYKNSIRVLKTLPNTGPQLLVGAGEENAGLVDIGDGLACAFKIESHNHPSAVEPYQGAATGVGGIHRDIFTMGARPIAALNSLRFGSLDTPRVRYLLEGVVHGIADYGNSFGVPTVAGDIFFDPAYEGNPLVNAMSVGVVKAGETASAIAPGPGNPVIIVGASTGRDGIHGATFASEEISEASEAKRPSVQVGDPFMEKLLLEATLEALKTGAIAGIQDMGAAGISCSSSEMSAKSRTGMRINLDLAPQRESGMTAYEMLLSESQERMLIVAHKGREQEILDVFEKWDVSAAIIGEVTDTGDVEYWMHEELKARIPADSLVLGGGAPVYERETARPAYLDVKHSFDFSTLPDETDYQSALLKLLSSPNIASKRWVFEQYDHMVRTNTVVGPGASDAGVVRIKGTRKALVVKTDCNGRYVHLNPRKGGQIAVAEAARNVVCSGAKPLAITNCLNFGNPYKPEVYWVFKEAVGGMGDACKTLNTPVTGGNVSFYNENPKGAVFPTPTIGMLGLIDNLSKQLMTPGYKEAGQLVCYLGAKRTGLGGSEYLSWNHGLTEGDAPAFDLAYEAKFQAFLLEIIRARLVQSAHDCSDGGLITTLAEKSIFSGMGAVIDITALQSYSGSSLRECLFSEAQSGAVVSVAKQHLTDLIKASENAGIACTRLGVTGGDDLNVDKLIGISVETLHRCYEEAIPSKMKTGAGAEI